AGAGCCGGTCCGCGTGCTGCCGATCGTCAGTCCGATTGACGGCGCGGTGTCGGTGGCCGACCCCCGCGTCGGGCAAACCGTGGAACCGCACGACCACGTTTTCCACCTGGTCGACCGGTCGGCCTTGGCCCTCATCGGCGAAGTGCTCGAAAGCGACATCTGGCGCGTGCGCGAAGGGCAGCCGGTGCGGGTCGTGCTGGCCAGTTTTCCCGATTCACCGCTGACCAACAAGGTGGAGCACGTCGGTCTGAAGCTCAACGCTCAGGAACGCACGATGCACGCGCGCGTCGAAATGGCCAACCCCGACGGCCGCATTCGTCCCGGCATGTTCGGCCGCATGCACATCGAGGTGGCGGAAAAGCCGGAGACGGTCGTCTGCCCCGCCGATGCAGTGATTCGCCACGGCAAGGCGAGCTATGTGTTGCGCGAGCAGGGCCGCAATCACGGGAAGTATCTGCTCACGCGCGTCACGGTCGGCAATCGCGACGACGGGCGAACGGAAATCGTGGACGGGCTTTTTCCGGGCCAGCGCGTGATCAGCGTCGGCACCGTCGAGCTTGCGGCCCTGCTTAACGACGCCTTCACGGTGGCCGATGCCCAGGCGGAGTCGGCGCCCAGTTCACCGCGGGCGACGACGACCACGGCAAGCATCACGCCAACAGGCGCCAAGGGAGAGATCATCGTCGTGCCCGGACGCATCGAGGCGGCCACGAGTCGCAAGCAGTACGCCGCCGCAACGGTCGAAGGCCGCCTGGCAAGCATTCTCGTCGAACGCGGCACGCGCGTGCGCCGCGGCGATGTACTTGCCGAGATCGATAGCTTGCAATTGCGCAATCGCCAGCTCGACATGCTGTCGGCCCTGGTGCGGCTGGAGGTCACTCGGCAGATGCTCGGTCGCTTGAAATCCTTGACCGGCGACCGGTTGGTCGACCGCACGCGCGTCTGGCAGCTCGAATCGGACCAGCGGTCGCTGGAAAACAAGGTGGCTACGCTCGCAAGTCAACTCGACCTGATGGGGCTCGAGCCGGGCGAGATCGAACGTCTGCGGAAAATCGACGTCGGCCAGGCCGATGTTTACGAGAAGATTACG
This portion of the Pirellulales bacterium genome encodes:
- a CDS encoding efflux RND transporter periplasmic adaptor subunit, whose protein sequence is MNAILPFQLFRRLCLPLGIAAALFNQAAAHDEHEALPSKGFAVYKNMLLLTPQAEKAIGLKKAKVELVTWREEIVVNCTVDVPCTRHAYAASLVSGRVEELLVRPGDEVRQGQVLARVKSLELETLESQLLQASAEHDLAARVLDQRETLAAGGALPERDLFIARANRREKSAELALLMAKLRAVGLSKEALTEVILTKEPVRVLPIVSPIDGAVSVADPRVGQTVEPHDHVFHLVDRSALALIGEVLESDIWRVREGQPVRVVLASFPDSPLTNKVEHVGLKLNAQERTMHARVEMANPDGRIRPGMFGRMHIEVAEKPETVVCPADAVIRHGKASYVLREQGRNHGKYLLTRVTVGNRDDGRTEIVDGLFPGQRVISVGTVELAALLNDAFTVADAQAESAPSSPRATTTTASITPTGAKGEIIVVPGRIEAATSRKQYAAATVEGRLASILVERGTRVRRGDVLAEIDSLQLRNRQLDMLSALVRLEVTRQMLGRLKSLTGDRLVDRTRVWQLESDQRSLENKVATLASQLDLMGLEPGEIERLRKIDVGQADVYEKITTLLPVRAPADGWVVEFELGLGEVVLPLERLFELQDLSRVWVQAYVPEGDAGRVGVGQEVTVTVAGDPTFRARGTVTRTSPEVSATDRVLAVWAELDNSQLRLREGMLATVAIEVDDKSQWPVAKE